A DNA window from Fragaria vesca subsp. vesca linkage group LG3, FraVesHawaii_1.0, whole genome shotgun sequence contains the following coding sequences:
- the LOC101311950 gene encoding uncharacterized protein LOC101311950, with product MKQDGHPRNPQAAQILTQTLNPIPFVPAKSLHMQPHQEDLLKRLGLWDFLHIHFDPCFRTDLIAELVANYSPQARCSFVADVRVSVSRADLGRALKLPVKKQNKNVAREESKESIGLVEDLVGNWVLLGEDEMWEMPEVMEWYKDIVEGQFGNVDWAGLIWCMVEKELLKGEQLGDCYYASLLQLLIKSQCEGLFSVEEQGAAEVEEESGKMDDFQGGRLEEHGIGLCLDVEHFEGEDVEKVDVEGEDVEKVDVEGENVEKYNIELENVEEKVDSEQETVEEKVDIELENVEEKVDFEQGNVEKFNIEQETMEDLDVELENVDSVDIELENVEKVDVDQENGEKVTGVKVLVDLGDEYIMDTEEYKEEKPNHWLSAGKENFREPCLRRCNLDRVRDLGCGRRLMHVTEGGNIPPSSGMPLHDHLATDFPSSRWDLMLPGRSSLSGNGHKREFSQENDNSHHGLNSNKRLRTDDPWHSKMPGDFDMCMEHVQQWMEKTKDIQQWMGKARMMYVAKEQEYEDAKMNPQLLLVELQKKDELIEHLHKARTAEQQKRHTEKHRFEYEVHLMQNLLNGYRQAIKATQKAFAEYRAHTLQADEPLDRDVHGSGGLVLSAGELKKLRLKQEEEERMKHLAIETKIKGFEAGWISKFEGHHKSVEIVSNRLLDVEKGVKLLNEQLTERRLAETAEPTPNES from the exons ATGAAGCAAGATGGCCATCCCCGAAACCCCCAAGCTGCTCAAATCCTCACACAAACCCTGAACCCAATTCCCTTCGTCCCCGCCAAATCTCTGCACATGCAGCCCCATCAGGAGGACCTCCTCAAGCGCCTAGGCCTCTGGGACTTTCTCCACATCCACTTCGATCCCTGTTTCCGGACTGATCTCATCGCCGAACTCGTCGCTAACTACAGCCCTCAGGCCCGGTGTAGCTTCGTGGCTGACGTCAGGGTCAGTGTCAGCCGTGCTGATTTGGGGCGTGCATTGAAGCTTCCGGTGAAAAAGCAGAACAAGAATGTGGCTAGGGAGGAGTCGAAGGAGTCGATAGGTTTGGTTGAGGATTTGGTAGGGAATTGGGTGCTGTTGGGAGAGGATGAGATGTGGGAGATGCCCGAGGTGATGGAGTGGTATAAGGATATCGTGGAAGGGCAGTTTGGGAATGTGGATTGGGCGGGTTTGATTTGGTGCATGGTGGAGAAGGAGTTGCTTAAGGGTGAGCAATTGGGGGATTGTTACTATGCGTCGCTGTTGCAGTTGTTGATCAAGTCTCAGTGTGAGGGTTTGTTTTCGGTTGAGGAACAAGGGGCGGCTGAGGTGGAGGAAGAGAGTGGTAAAATGGATGATTTTCAGGGAGGCAGATTGGAGGAGCATGGTATTGGATTGTGTCTTGATGTTGAGCATTTTGAGGGAGAAGATGTGGAGAAAGTTGATGTTGAGGGAGAAGATGTGGAGAAAGTTGATGTTGAGGGAGAAAATGTGGAGAAATATAACATTGAGCTAGAAAATGTGGAGGAGAAAGTTGATAGTGAGCAGGAAACTGTGGAGGAGAAAGTTGATATTGAGCTAGAAAATGTGGAGGAGAAAGTTGATTTTGAGCAAGGAAATGTTGAGAAATTTAATATTGAGCAAGAAACTATGGAGGACCTTGATGTTGAGCTTGAAAATGTGGACAGTGTTGATATTGAGCTAGAAAATGTGGAGAAAGTTGATGTTGACCAAGAAAATGGAGAGAAAGTTACAGGTGTAAAGGTGCTAGTTGATCTTGGGGATGAATATATAATGGATACTGAAGAATATAAGGAGGAAAAGCCTAACCATTGGCTTTCAGCTGGGAAGGAAAATTTTAGGGAACCTTGTTTGCGGCGGTGTAATCTTGATCGGGTCAGGGATTTAGGTTGTGGAA GAAGACTTATGCATGTAACGGAAGGGGGTAATATCCCTCCAAGCTCTGGTATGCCACTGCATGATCATTTGGCCACAGATTTTCCTTCGTCAAGGTGGGACTTAATGCTTCCTGGAAGGTCCTCACTTTCAGGTAATGGTCACAAGAGAGAGTTTAGCCAGGAAAATGATAATTCTCATCATGGTCTCAATAGTAATAAGAGGCTGAGGACTGATGACCCTTGGCATAGTAAGATGCCGGGTGACTTTGACATGTGTATGGAGCATGTACAGCAGTGGATGGAAAAAACGAAGGATATACAACAGTGGATGGGGAAAGCTCGGATGATGTATGTGGCAAAAGAACAGGAGTATGAAGATGCTAAGATGAACCCGCAGCTTTTACTGGTAGAGTTGCAGAAAAAGGATGAGTTAATTGAGCACTTGCACAAGGCCAGGACCGCAGAGCAGCAGAAGAGACATACTGAGAAGCATAGGTTTGAGTATGAGGTTCATTTGATGCAAAATCTCTTGAATGGCTATAGGCAGGCCATAAAGGCAACACAAAAGGCATTTGCTGAATATAGAGCACACACTTTACAGGCTGATGAGCCACTCGATAGGGATGTTCATGGTTCTGGGGGTCTTGTTTTAAGTGCTGGAGAACTCAAAAAGCTTCGCTTAAAGCAAGAAGAAGAAGAGAGGATGAAGCATCTGGCAATTGAAACAAAAATTAAGGGCTTTGAAGCTGGGTGGATTAGCAAATTTGAAGGACACCACAAGAGTGTTGAAATAGTGAGTAATAGGTTGTTGGATGTGGAGAAGGGAGTGAAACTTCTTAATGAACAGCTTACAGAAAGGAGGCTTGCAGAAACAGCAGAACCTACACCAAATGAATCATGA
- the LOC101312237 gene encoding glucan endo-1,3-beta-glucosidase-like: protein MPLEMKYTLMLQKPSQYLLPVVQNIQNTVTAAYLQGQIKVSTAIDTTLLGPSFPSSNGAFSNAANSFITLIITFLGNNGALLRVNIHPYAYIGDPANIKLEYALFTSPGVVVQDGNGYPNIFNAILDTHYSVLEKAGAPNTAIVVSKSGWPSEGSDATNMF from the coding sequence ATGCCGTTGGAAATGAAGTACACCCTGATGCTGCAGAAGCCCTCCCAATATCTTCTTCCTGTCGTACAGAATATTCAGAATACCGTAACAGCCGCTTATCTACAAGGCCAAATCAAAGTGTCAACAGCAATAGATACAACTCTTTTGGGCCCTAGTTTCCCTTCTTCAAATGGGGCATTCAGCAATGCTGCGAATTCATTTATTACCCTAATAATCACCTTTCTGGGCAACAATGGAGCACTACTTCGTGTCAATATACACCCCTACGCCTATATTGGTGACCCTGCTAACATAAAACTAGAATATGCCTTGTTCACTTCACCAGGGGTAGTGGTACAGGATGGCAATGGGTACCCGAACATCTTTAATGCTATCTTGGATACTCATTACTCTGTTCTTGAAAAAGCAGGTGCACCCAATACGGCGATAGTTGTATCCAAGAGTGGTTGGCCATCTGAAGGTAGTGATGCTACAAATATGTTTTAG
- the LOC101299747 gene encoding F-box/LRR-repeat protein 4-like — MAIDAKRRSGYINSMLNDDLLAEILNKVDRKEDRKSFSEVCKQWLRVERLTRTSLRIRGHMFPLDLLTKFPNLVDFRTTRELTKKRKRQNKKSWYYPPTDPRLEFIAKTCPKLETFMASLYDTRQVQGDGHLGTKGLRALGIGCPKLSSLMFWGNQVVGNAGVDALFQSGHNLKSLHLKDIYLISDHAFRAIGSSSISILELTRCRNVTDVGLGFLANGSTSKTLKKLILSHSRGITDTGIQLLVKMRSLENLELTYLNQVTDIGGVAISAIQTLTVLKLSEIWKLSDTTVVALAENCRNLEVLVLDHIGHRIGINEPVAGASIHAFSRHKCLKYLALYDFGNLDQSDVEIVLGCPSLESLVLDKSLTGIFGLMHGNSSRRVVKFDSFCNPHPHFMPTVWCTICGCLLWTKWQQFTF; from the exons ATGGCTATAGATGCCAAAAGGAGATCAGGGTATATTAATTCCATGTTGAACGACGATTTACTTGCCGAAATCCTTAACAAGGTCGACCGGAAAGAAGATAGAAAATCATTCTCGGAGGTGTGCAAGCAATGGTTAAGAGTGGAACGTCTAACCCGAACATCTCTTCGGATTCGCGGACACATGTTCCCACTGGATCTACTGACTAAATTCCCCAACTTGGTCGATTTCAGAACAACACGGGAGCTTACCAAAAAAAGAAAAAGGCAGAACAAAAAATCATGGTATTATCCACCCACCGACCCCCGACTCGAATTCATAGCCAAAACATGTCCCAAACTCGAGACCTTCATGGCGAGCCTTTATGACACTAGACAGGTCCAAGGTGATGGTCATTTGGGGACGAAAGGTCTGCGAGCTTTGGGAATTGGGTGTCCCAAATTGTCGTCGCTTATGTTTTGGGGGAACCAAGTGGTAGGGAATGCTGGAGTTGATGCGCTTTTTCAATCAGGGCATAACTTGAAGTCTTTGCATTTGAAGGACATTTATCTAATCTCTGATCATGCATTTAGAGCAATTGGGTCATCTTCCATAAGCATTTTGGAGTTAACACGCTGTCGAAATGTTACTGATGTGGGATTGGGATTCCTGGCAAATGGGTCTACCTCTAAAACCCTCAAAAAATTGATCCTTAGCCATTCCCGTGGAATCACCGATACTGGGATCCAGCTTTTGGTTAAAATGCGTAGCTTAGAGAACCTGGAATTGACGTACTTGAACCAAGTCACTGATATTGGAGGTGTGGCAATATCTGCAATTCAAACCCTCACGGTATTGAAATTGAGTGAAATTTGGAAGTTGTCTGACACTACAGTTGTTGCTCTTGCTGAGAATTGCCGCAACTTGGAAGTACTTGTTTTGGATCATATAGGGCATCGTATAGGGATAAATGAACCTGTAGCCGGAGCTAGCATTCACGCATTTTCAAGACATAAATGCTTGAAGTACCTTGCATTGTATGATTTCGGCAACTTAGATCAGTCTGATGTGGAAATAGTGCTTGGATGCCCCTCATTGGAGTCTCTGGTGTTAGACAAGTCATTAACTGGTATTTTCGGATTGATGCATGGGAACAGCTCTAGAAGGGTGGTCAAGTTTGATTCCTTTTGTAATCCCCATCCCCATTTCATGCCCACTGTGTG GTGCACAATCTGCGGGTGTCTGCTATGGACGAAATGGCAACAATTTACCTTCTGA